Within Amycolatopsis sp. cg5, the genomic segment GGCCGCGGTGGCCAGGTCGTCGAACTGGACGTGGTCGAGCTCGTCCGGCGACGCGGTCAGGATGTAGCCGGACGCGCGGCTCTGGATCCGTTCGGCGAGGTCGGCGTCGCAGTCGGCGAGCCGCCTGCGCAGTGAATGCACATAGGTGCGGATGTTCGCGGCCGCCGACCGTGGCGCGGCGTCCGGCCAGAGAACGTCGACCAGTGAATCGGTCGAGACCACGACTCCCGGTTGCAACAGGAGCGCGGCCAGCAGCATTCGAGGTTTGGGGCCGCCGAGCGGGATGGCCTGCCCGCCGACTGCCACTTCCAGTGGTCCCAAAATACGAAAGGAAATCTGTTTCACGCAAACCGCCCCAGCGATCCGTTAGGGCGAGCCCCAGCTTGCCCTATAACTGCGGATGGTAAGACTTTTTCCATCAAGTCCGCTAGATCCATTTGGCCGCCGTGCTGGTTCTCGCCCAGTGAAGACGGTCACCTCTTTGTATGGAACGTGTACGCGACCTGGCCATTCTTCGTCCCCATGACAACTTCAGCTTCTCGGCGGCTTCGCGGAATCGCCGCGGTGACCGTGAGCGTTGTGGCGCTGCTGGTCTCTGGTGTCGTCTCCGCGGACGCCGCCGTCACGGCCGCCACCGGGACGGTCAAGACGGCGGGCGACCCGCTCAACGTCCGCCGCGCGCCGAGCACGAACGCCTCCGCGGTGCGCACCGTCGCCAACGGCGCCACGGTCTCCATTGACTGCCAGACCATCGGAACCTCGGTCGAAGGCCCGCTCGGCAAGACGACGCTCTGGGACTACGTGCCCGCGCTCGGCGGCTACATCTCCGACGGATACGTGTACACCGGATCCGACGAACGCATCGCGCCGGACTGCGGTGTCGGTTCGGGCTCAGCCGAATGCTCGTCCGGGACCTGCGCCGCAGAGGGTGTTTTCAAATCCGCCGGCGCCAAATTCGTCGTCTATGACAACGACGGGGACGGTAAATCCGGCGTTGTCGCGTACTGGCTGAAAGGCGGAGCCGGACCGTTCTACGCGTGGAACTCGGGTGGCACGGGAACGAGCAAGGAAACCGCGATAAACGTGCCCAAGGGCGGCTGGGTCTACTACAAGGTCTGCGTCGCGAACTATTCCGCTACGAATCCCGTGCTCGAAGCCTGCAGTGGCGGCATCACCGACTACGTCTCCTGAAATTTCTTTGAATTTTCACTCTCTTCTTTGAAAGGAAATCGGCCATGCGTCAGGTCAACCGGCGGTCGGTGCTGCTCGGCGGCGCGGCCGCGGTCAGCGCGGCAGGGCTCACCGCGACCTTGCCCTCGTGGGCGAGTGCCCGCACGACCGCGGCGGCTCCGGCCATCCACGACCCGTTCCAGCTGGGCGTGGCGTCGGGTGACCCGCTGCCGGACAGCGTCGTGCTGTGGACGCGGCTCGCGCCCGCCCCGCTCAACCCGGACGGCCTCGGCGGCATGCCGAACGCCTCGTACCCGGTCGACTGGGAGATGGCGAACGACGCCGCGTTCAGCTCGATCGCGCAGAAGGGCACGGTGACGGCCGTCCAGGCGTCCGCGCACAGCGTCCACGTCGAACCCGCCGGCCTGGAGCCGGGCCGCGAGTACTTCTACCGGTTCAAGGCGGCCGGGTACATCTCGCCGGTGGGCCGCACGCGGACCGCGCCCGCCGCCGGCGCCGTGGTCAACCAGCTGAAGTACGCGTTTTCGTCCTGCCAGCACTGGGAGGAGGGCTGGTACCACGCGTACAAGGGCATGGTCGCCGACAATCCCGAGCTGGTGCTGTTCCTCGGCGACTACATCTACGAGAAGAAGTCGGGCCGCAAGCTCGCCGCGCTCAACCCCCGGCACCTGGCCGTCCCTGACGACGCCACCACGCTCGCGCTCTACCGCGCGCGCCACGGTCAGCACAAGACCGACGCCGACCTGCAGGCCGCGCACGCGATGGCGCCGTGGCTGGTCGTGTTCGACGACCACGAGGTGATGAACAACTGGAACGGCACCACCTCGCCGGCGTCGGCGGACCGCAAGGCGGCCGGTTTCCAGGCGTTCTACGAGCACATGCCGATCCGCTCGACCGCCAAGCCGAGCGGCTCGACGATCAAGCTGTACCGCCAGTTCGTCTGGGGCAACCTCGCGCGGTTCCACCTGCTCGACACGCGCCAGTACCGCAACGCGCAGGTGCCTGACCCGGCCGACGGCAACCCGAGCTGCACGACCATGCGCGACCCGGCCAGGTCGATCCTCGGCACCGCGCAGGAGGCGTGGCTGCTCAAGCAGTTCGAGACGCACCCGTCGACCTGGGACATCCTCGGCCAGCAGGTGTTCTTCGCGACGCGTGACGGCGACGGCAGCAAGACGACCTGCGAGAGCCCCGACTCGTGGCAGGGCTACGAGGCCTCGCGCGACCGGATCGCCAAGGGCTGGGTCGACCGCAAGGTGGCGAACCCGATCGTGCTGACCGGCGACGTGCACCGGCACTGGGCCGCCGACCTGCGGCGCGACTACTTCAACCACAGCGACCCGATCATCGGCTCCGAGTTCGTCACCACCTCGGTCACCAGCAACTCCGACGACGCCAAGGACCCGTCGGCGGCGTGGCTGTCGAACAACCCGCACATCAAGTACTGCCGCGGCAAGCGCGGATACGTCCGGATGACCGCCACCCAGCAGCAGCTGCGCGGTGACTTCGTGACCGTGTCCGACACGACCGAGGGCGCGATCGGGAAGGTGACCATCGCGACCGACCGAAGCTACGTCGTCCAGGCTGGCAAAACCGGTCTGCAACAGGTGTAGATGTGCACCGGGTATAAAACGCAATTTGCAGATACGCTGTCTCGGTGAGTGATCGACCAGGACTGCGTGAGCGGAAGAAGCAGCGGACACGGGAGGCCATCTCCGCCGCGGCGATCTCGATGTTCCTCGACACCGGTTTCGACCAGGTGTCGGTGGCACAGGTCGCCGACGCGGCGGAGGTGTCCAAACGCACGCTCTTCGCGTACTTCCCGACCAAAGAGGACCTGGTGCTGCACCGGTTCGCCGACCACGAAACGGAAAGCGGCCAGGTGATCCGGCTGCGCGCGGCCCGGCAGTCCCCGCTGACCGCGCTGCGCGACCACTTCGTCGACGGGCTCGGCCGCCGTGACCCGATCACCGGTCTCAACGACGAACCCCAGGTGCTCGCGCTCTACAAGATGGTGCTCGAGACACCCGCGCTGGCCGCGCGGATGCTCCAGTTCAACGCCCGCTCGTTCGAAGCGGTCGCCTCGGCGCTCGCCGACACCACCGCCGTCACCCCGCTGGTCGCCAGGCTCGCCGCCGCGCAGATCGTCGGCGTCATCTGGACACTGGCGACCGACAACGCGACCGCGCTCGCGGGCGGAATGACCGCCGACGCCCGTTCGCCCGAAGCGTCCGCCGCGGCCGAAACGGGCTTCGCCATGTTGCGCGGCGGGGTGAAACTCGGGGCCTGAAATCCTTGTGGGGGCTGGTTTTCGCGTGCTTGACTGGGTTGACCGCCGTCCAGTCCTGAACGTTTTCTTCAGACAAGGCGGTCTGCAGTGAAACCCACAAGAAGCCGGTTCGCGCTCGTCACGCTCGCCGTGATGGGCCTGGTGGCCATGGGGATGGAAGTGGCGTCCGCCGCTCCCGGCGCGGTGTACAAGGTCACCGACTACGGCGCCAAAGCGGGCGACTCGACCAACGACGCCCCCGCCGCCGACAAGGCGATCGCGGCGGCGAACAAGGCGGGCGGCGGCATCGTCGAATTCCCGGTCGGCACCTACGTCATGGCGGGCACGGTCCACCTCAAGAGCGACGTGGTCATCAACGTGCCCGCAGGCACCACGATCACCGGCAGCGCGAGCGGCTACGACGCGCCCGAGTCCAACCCGTACGACAAGTACCAGGACTACGGGCACAGCCACTTCCACAACGCGATGTTCTACGGCGACAACCTGAAGAACATCGGCTTCACCGGCGGCGGCACCATCGACGGCGGCGGCCACCTCATCACCGGCAACCCGAAATCCGGCCAGGCGGACAAGATCCTGTCGATCACCCGCTGCGACGGCCTCACGCTGAGCGGCATCACGTTGAAGCGCGGCGGTCACTTCGCCGCGCTCATCAACGGCTGCACCAACGTGGTGTCGGACAAGCTGACGATCGCGACGTCCGGTGACCGGGACGGCTGGAACATCATCAGCACCACCAACGTCAAGATCACCAACGCCAAGATCGCGGCCAACGACGACGCGCTGGTGTTCAAGAGCGACTACGCGCTCGGCAAGAAACTGCCGAACGGCAACGTGACGGTCAACAACGCGGACCTGTCCGCGGTGTGCTGCAACGCTTTGATGTTCGGTTCGGAGACCTGCGGCGACTTCACCGGCTACAACTTCACCGACATCACGCTCAAGGGCGCGCACAAGTCCGGCATCGGCATCGTCTCGATGGACGGCTCCAAGATCTCCGACGTGCACTACAAGAACATCACCATCGCGGGTTCGTACTCGCCGATCACGATGAAGGTCGGCACACGCAAACGGTGCGGCAACAACCCGGGCATCGGCTCGATCAGCAACATCACCTTCGACAACATCACCAGCACGCACACCGGCACCAACTTCAGCCCGACAATCTGGGGCAACAGCGCCTCGAACCGCGTCAGCGACGTCACGTTCACCAACGTCAATCTGACCGTCCCCGGCGGCAACGGCACCATGTCCACCGGCGTCCCGAGCAACACGCCGACCGACTACAACCCGAAGAGCATCGGCACCCGGCCCGCCTTCGGCTGGTACCTGCACTACGCGTCCGACATCAAGTTCATCGACAGCTCGGTCAAGTTCGCCAAGAACGACGGCCGCCCGGCGGTCATCGTGAACAACAGCTCGAACGTGTCGTTCGACCACTTCACGGCCCAGCGCGGCTCGAACAGCCCGTCGGACCTGGACTTCCAGTCCGCCTCCGGCTACTGCGTGAAGGACAGCGCGAACACCACGGGCGGCGCGCTCCGCATCAAGACCGCGGACTCGTCGACCAACTGCTAAGGACTCGTGCGCGTTGCGGGCGGTTCTAACCGCCCGCAACGCTCACGACCCCAAGTGGTGCAACGCAAAGGCCCCGGTCGCGCGAGCGCGACCGGGGCCAGAAGCGGGCTGAAACCCTAGGCGGGCTTCATGTACTGCTCGTTCATGATGAGGAAGGCGCCGAGGCCGTGGAAGTCGTTGGTGTTGCGGGCGCGGCCGTAGTAGTAGGCCGTGTCGCCGACGTTGGTGCCTTCGCAGATGTCGGTGATGTTGGTGAGCCCGTCCGAGCCGACCTTCACCTTCTGCAGCACGCCGGCGTATCCCTTGTCCGACACCGCTTTGTACGACGCGTCCAGGTATCCGCGCTCGACGCCGCGGGAGATCATGAACGTGTACATCGACGACGCCGAGGTTTCGAGCCAGTTCTTCGAGTCGCTGCCGCGGTCGACGATCTGGTACCACCGGCCGGTCGCCGGGTCCTGGTACTTCTTGAAGCCGTCGGCGAGGAACTTGACGACCTCGAGGAGGCCGGCGCGCCGGGGGTGGCCAGCGGGCAGGATCTCGAGCAGGTCGATCGCGGTCATCGCGGTCCAGCCGATGGCGCGGGCCCAGTGGTACTTCGAGTGGTGGCCCGCTCCTGACGCCCACGACTCGGAGCCGTCCTCGTCGTAAGCGTGGTACAGCAAGCCCTTCGCGGGCTCCTTGAGGTGTGTGAAGTAGACGATGACGTTCTTGGCGGACTCTTCGTAGCAGTAGGTCGCGTCGTTGAACGTCTTGCCGTACAGCGCGAGGAACGGCTGTGCCATGTAGACACCGTCGGCCCACAACTGGCCGACCTTGCTGGTGGCGTGCCACATGCCGCCGTCGCTGGTGCGCTTGTAGCCGGGGAACTTCTTGCGCAGCTGGTCGGCCGCCGTCTTGTACTTCTGCTTGCCGGTCTCGGTGTAGAGCAGCGGCAGCATCTGGCAGGAGCGCATCGCGTCCAGGTTGGTGAAGCTGTTGGAGATGCCGTCCTCTTTGATGAACCGGTCGTACCAGGCGACGATGTAGTCGAGGTACTTCTTCTCGCCGGTCCGCTTGTGGAACAGGTACTGACCGTAAAGGTACAGACCACGCGTGTAGCCCCAGCCGCCGAGATTGGCGGGGGTGTAGCGCTTCATCGTGGAGTCGATGACCGCGCGTGACCAGTCGGACGGGGCCGCGTCCGTCCCGATGGGCGAGAGCACCTCGTCCGCCCATGCGGCCGTCCCGGGAAGCGCGAGCGCGCCAAAGGCGCCCATCGCCGTCGTGAGCATCGACCGGCGCGAGAGGCGTGGTTGATCTTCGGACATTCGTTGTCCTCCTGCTGCAAGGAAGGGCCGGGTGACGCGGCGCAGAATTTTCAAGGGTGGCCGGGATGCCGATCCGCCGTCCGTCGGCATCCCGACCAGTCCTTGGGGGCGAGCTGTGTCGCCCTGGTGCGAGTGACTCAGCTCGTGTGCGTCACTTGCATGAGATACGTCTACTCGGGTGAACGGTCGATCGTCAAGAAGAGATCAGATGTCTTGGGTCATATATCAGATATTTAACCCGTACGGCCGCATACTTTGGTACACCTGTGACAAGGTCGGCGCTCAGTGGTCTGACCTAAGTATTGACCCGCGGGCGCGCGTCGGGTACACCACCGGTTGATCAGACCAGTGGAGGTCGTGGATGTCAGGCAGACGTTCCATCCTGCGCAGGGCGGCCGTCGCGGTGACCGCGATGGTGACCGCCTGCGCGCTCGCCGGAGCCGCGCCCGCGGCCGCCGAGCTGCAGAACCCGCGCCAGCAATGGCTTCGTGACGGCCAAGCCGGGCTGTTCCTCCATTGGGGAATGCGCACGTCGCCGGGCTACACGAGTTGCACGGCCTGGGAGAAAGCGGTTACCGACGGTGGCTGGTCGCCCACGTATTGGGTCAACGAAGCCAAGAAGTTGCATGCGCAGTACATCGTTTTGGCTTCGTTCCACAGCAAAATGGGCTACTCGAAGGCATGGCCGTCGAGCATCCCCGGCAGTTGTGCCACTAAGCGGGACTTCCTCGGCGAGCTGATCGCGGCGGCGAAGCCGCAGGGTCTCAAGGTCATCAACTACATGACCGACGACCCGCAGTGGCACGCCGAGGGCGGCCACGAGTGGCTCGACTCCGCGGCGTATTCGAAGTACAAGGGCAAAACCGTCGATCTGACCACTCGGGACGGTTTCGGGCAGTACAGCTACGACAGCTTCCTCGAGGTCATGCAGCGGTATCCGGACCTCGGCGGCTTCTGGATCGACAACGACAACGCGTACTGGGAGACGCACGGACTGTACGAGAAGATCCGTGCGGACCGGCCGAACTACCTGCTCAGCAACAACAACGAAGACACGCCGATCATGGACACGATCAGCAACGAGCAGAAGACCGGCATGACGCCGTCCTACGACTATCCACAAGCGACTTACACGGCTCAGCCGCGCCTCACCGAGGCCTGCTTCAAGCTGCCGACCGGCGGCGCATGGTGGTACAGCGGCACGGACTCCACTGTGGACTACAAGCTCACGCTGGGCCGGTTCGTCACGAACTCGGGCTCCTCGATCAAGTCGCTGATGGCCGAGACCGCGATGGTGAACGGCAAGTTCCCGGCCAAGCAGGAAGCCTTCAACAATTTCGCCAATGGCTACCTCAAGGACATCTGGGAGTCGATCGGCGGCACCGAGGGCGGCGGCTACTCGAGCGGCGGCCTCAAGCCCGGCTTCTGGAACGACGGTGCCCACGGAGTCACCACGATCAGCCGGTCCACTGAGGACGATCAGTACATCCACGTGCTGACCAAGCCGTCGACGAGCACGCTCAAGGTGCGCGACAACGGCTACCGCGTCAAGAAGGTCACCAACCTGCGCACGGGTGAGGCGATCGCCTTCAGTCAGGGCGGCGGCAGTCTCACGCTGACCGGACTGTCCGGTTGGGACCCGTACGACACCGTCTTCAAGGTCGAGACCGCGGGCCGCGCCGGTGTCTACGACCCCGCCACGGTGACCGAGAAGGCCAACGGGAAGGCCGCGGCGGCGATCGGCGACGGCAGCTATCTGTCCTATTGGGACAACGGCAAGACACTGCCGGTCAATGTGGACTTCGACCTCGGCTCCGCGAAGAAGATCCAGTACGTCGGGCTCAACCAGCGCGAGGACTCGGTCAGCTACGCGAAGTCCGACACCGAGCAGTCCGCGCGGATCAAGGACTACAAGGTCTACGTGTCCGGCGACGGCCAGAACTGGGGGAGCGCGGTCAAGACCGGCCAGCTCGCCAGCCACCGCGGCGTCGCCTTCATCGACCTGACGAGCGTGACCAGCCGCTATGTGCGTGTCCAGGTGACGAGCACGTGGTCGGCGTCGAGCGACACCAAGCACTACAAGAAACTGGGGATCGACGAAGCCTGGATCGGCTCGTCCTACGCGACGGCGGCATCATGAAACTCGTACGGAGATTGGCCGTCCTCGCGGCGGCCATGACGACGCTGCTCGGCGTCGTCACCACCACCCAGCAGGCCTCGGCCGAGCTGTTCAACCCGCGTCAGGACTGGCTGCGTGACGCCTCGGGCGGGCTGTTCCTGCACTGGGGCATGCGCACCGCGCCGGGCTTCCGCGACGGCGCGTCGTGGGAGAAGGCGATCACCGACGGTGGCTGGAAGGCGGACTACTGGGTCGACGAGGCGCAGAAGCTCAACGCCAAGTACCTGGTGCTCGCCTCGTTCCACAGCAGGCTCGGCTACGGCCGCGCGTGGCCGTCGAAGATCCCCGGCAGCGCGCACACCGAGCGCGACTTCCTGCGCGAGACGATCGACGCGGCCAAGGCCAAGGGCCTGCACGTCATCCTCTACATGACCGACGACCCCCAGTGGCACGCCGAAGGCGGCTGGGAGCAGCTCGACTCGGCCGCGTACTCGGCGTACAAGGGCAAGAACGTCGACCTCACCACGCGCGACGGCTTCGGCGAGTACAGCTACGACAACATCGTCGAGGTCATGCAGAACTACCCGGATCTGTCCGGGTTCTGGATCGACAACGACAACGCCTACTGGGAGCGCAACAAGCTCTACGAGCGCATCCGCGCCGAGCGGCCGAACTTCCTGCTCAGCAACAACAACGAAGACACGCCGATCATGGACACGATCAGCAACGAGCAGAAGGTCGGCATGACGCCGGCGTACGACTATCCACAAGCGACCTACACCCCGGCGCCGCGGCTGACCGAGGCCTGCTTCAAGCTGCCGGACAAGGGCTCCTGGTGGTACACGGGGTCGGACTACGACGTCAGCGCGCAGCTCAACCTCGGCCGCTACATCACCAACACCGGCTCGTCGATCAAGTCGCTGATGGCCGAGACCGCGATGATCAACGGCCGGTTCCCGGCCAAGCAGGAGGCGTACAACAACTGGTTCGCCCAGACGATCGCGCCGATCAAGGAGTCGATCGACGGCACCGAGGGCGGCGGCTACCTGTACGGCGGGCTGCAGCCGGGCTTCTGGAACGACGGCGCGCACGGCGTGACCACGGTCAAGAAGGACCGGCCGAGCCAGCAGTACGTCCACGTGCTGACCGCGCCGGCGACCGGGAACACGCTCAAGGTCCGCGACAACGGCTATCTGGTCGGCCGGGTGAGCGATCTGCGCACCGGCAAGCCGCTGCGGTTCAGCCAGCGTGACGGCACGCTCACGGTCGACGGGATCACCTGGGACGCCAACGACACGGTGCTCAAGGTCCAGACGCTCGGTGGCCGGCTGTTCGACTGGCCTCGGCAGCTGGTGACCGCGACTGCCAGCACGGAGACCGCGACCGCGCCCGCCGCCAACCTGGTCGACGGGAACTTCCAGAACTTCTGGGACAACGGCGGCAAGCTGCCCGTTTCGCTGGACTTCAAGCTCCCAGCGAAGCTGCCGGTGTCCTCGGTCGCCGTCAACCAGCGCGAATGGTCGGTCAGCTACGCGCGCTCGGCGACCGAACAGTCCGCCCGCATCAAGGACTACACCGTTTCGGTGTCGGACGACGGTGTCTCTTGGACGGCGATCAAGACGGCCCAGCTGCCGAGCGCGCGCGGTGTCCAGTTCGTCGACTTCCCGCGCACCTGGACGAAGTTCGTCCGCGTCGAAGTGGCCAGCACCTGGGCGGCCGCGACCGCGCCGAAGTACTTCCAACAGCTCAAGATCGACGAAGTCCGCTTGAGCTTCTAAGCGGTCGTGAGTGGTATGGCCGGTTAGAACCGGCCATACCACTCACGACCCCCGGGATCGGGCGCGGAAAAGACCCGGAAATACCAGTTGAACGCCGTATTAGGCGGCCTGGAAATGATCAACCGAGTGTCGCCGGACGAGTCGGCGGAGTGACCTAAACCACACCGGGAGGGTGAGGTCGGTGGCTCAGTTCTCCCAGGACTCGGGGCTGAGCAGCAGGCCCATGTAGTACTCGTCGACGGCGATGCCGCCGTGGTCGATGGAGGCCGCCCGCAGGCCCTCCACCTGGAAGCCGGACGCGAGATAGAGGCCGATGGCCGAATGGTTGTACGTCATGACGGTCAGCTCGAGTCTTCGCAGGCCGAGACCTGCCCCGTATTGGGTGGCCTCGGCGAGCAAAGCCTTTCCGATGCCCTTGCCCTGCACGTCCGACGCGACGCCCATGACCACGTATCCGGTGCGCCTGCTGCGGGCGTACGGCAGTACGGCCACGTCGATATAGCCGACGAGTCCACCATCGTATTCGGCCAAAAGGACGAATGAGTAGTCGACACCGTCCGCGATCGCCTGGAGCCTGGCCCGCACCTCGGCGGGGTCGTCGGCCCGCTCGCCCCTGTCCAGCAACATGAACTCGCTCTCGTCGTCGAGAGCGAGTTGCAGCTTGAGCAGCGTGGCGGCGTCCCGCGGCTGGGCGGGACGGATCGTCAGCGAGGGTGGGCCCATCGAAAGTAGGTTAGCCGCACTGAGTGACATCTGTGGCCCTGGATCGTGTCAACAGTTGCGGACGCCGGTGGAACCGGACGTTCCAGGCGTCCGCGCTCATTTCGCCACGATTGTCCGGCAGGCAAATCGGATTTAGTGCCCACATTCGGTTTTTTACACTGAAGTGGCGAATTCAGGCGGCCAAGATAACGTTTTAATTGTGGGCATTTTTTCGCTTCCTAGGACCAGTGATCGGATTTAGGGTCTCCCGTTGTCCGCGCAGTCGTGGACGGTTCATGAAAGGGAGTCCCCGTGCGAAGAACCCTTACGATGTTGCTCGCGGTCGCGGTGGTGGGAGGGTTCGCCGCCGCGGCTCCGTCAGCCGCTGTTGCCCAAGGCCGGTCCGACATCCCCGAGTCGCACCCGGCATGGGCGACGCCCCAGGCCAAGGTCGCCGACGCCGCGCCCAGCGCGAAGCTGACCTTCCGGGTCTACCTCAACCTGCGTGACCAGGCCGCCGCCGAAGCCGCGGCGCGGTCCGTGTCCGAGCCCGGCAGCGCGTCCTACCGCAAGTACCTCAGCGCCGCGCAGGTCCGTGACCAGTTCGCGGCCTCCGACGCCACCGTCGGCTCGGTCAAGACCTGGCTCTCCGGCGCCGGGTTCGCCGTCGGCTCGGTCCCGTCGAACCGGGCCTACGTCGAGGCGACCGGCACCGCCGACCAGGTGCAGCAGGCGTTCGACATCAAGCTCGGCAAGTACGCGGTCAAGGGCCAGACGCTGCGTGCGGCCGACAAGAACCTGTCGGTGCCCGCCGCGCTCGCCAAGGACGTGCTCGGCGTGATCGGCGTCGACCAGGCGACCAACCTGTTCAAGCCGAACCACACCGACGGCCGTGACAAGCCGCAGGACGTCCCGCCCGGCCCCGGTTTCCGCAACGCCGCGCCGTGCAGCGCCTACTACGGCGAGAAGACCGACACCACCGACCCGGCCTACAACGGCAAGCAGCTCCCGTACGCGCCCTGCGGGTACACCCCGGCGCAGCTGCGGTCGGCCTACGGTCTCGACACGGCCGCGAAGCTCGGCGCGGACGGCCGCGGCACCACGATCGCGATCATCGACGCGTTCGCCTCGCCGACCATCTACGCCGACGCCAGCGAGTACGCCCGCCGCAACGACCCGGCGCATCCGCTGAAGCAGTCCCAGTTCTCGCAGAAGGTCTTCCCGGTCAACCCCGACCTCGAAGGACCGGACGGCTGCGACGCGGCCGGGTGGTACGGCGAGGAGACCCTCGACGTCGAGGCGGCGCACGGGCTCGCGCCCGGCGCGGACATCCTCTACGTCGGCGGCTCCGACTGCCAGGACCTCTCACTCGACATCGCGCTGAACTGGGTGGTCGCCGGCCAGAAGGCCGACATCATCTCGAACTCCTACGGCGACACCGGCGAGGACATCCCCGCCGACGAGGTGAAGGCGTTCAACCAGATCTCGCTGCAGGCCGTGCTCCAGGGCATCGGCGTGTACTTCTCGTCCGGCGACAACGGCGACGAGGTCGCCCGCCTCGGCACCCCGTCGCCCGACTTCTCCGCGTCGGCGCCGTGGATCACCGCGGTCGGCGGCACCAGCCTCGCGGTCGGCAAGGACGGCAAGCGGATCTTCGAGACCGGCTGGGAGACCGGCAAGAGCACGCTGACCAACGGCGCGTACACGCCCGCGTTCCCCGGCGCGTACACCAGCGGTTCGGGTGGTGGCACCAGCCGCCTGTTCGAGCAGCCGTTCTACCAGAAGGGCGTCGTCCCCGACGCGCTGTCCACGCAGAACCAGACCGGCGGCAAGAAGGGCCGGGTCGTCCCGGACATCTCGGCCGTCGGTGACCCGAACACCGGTTTCCTGGTCGGCCAGACGCAGACCTTCCCCGAAGGCGCGCACTACGACCAGTACCGCATCGGCGGCACCAGCCTCGCGTCGCCGGTGTTCGCGGGCGTGATGGCGGTGGCGGACAGCCTGACGCACTTCCACCACGGGTTCATCAACCCGATGATCTACAAGGTGACCTCGCGGACCTCCGCGATCAGCGACACCAAGCACGTCGACGGCGCGGTCGCCCGTGTCGACTACGTCAACGGTGTCGACGCCTCCGACGGCCTCGTGCGTTCCGCGCGGCTGCTCGACTATCCCAACCTGACGATCCACACGACCGGCGGCTACGACAACGTGACCGGGCTCGGCACGCCGAACGGCCTGCTGTTCCTGTTCCTCGTCTGACCTGCCCAGGCCCCGGTAAGGTCGGCTCGTGATCGAGCTGACCTTCCGGGGCCGTCGTGTGGCCGCCGACCGCGCGCTGGTCATGGCGATCGTCAACCGCACCCCGGACTCCTTCTACGACAAGGGCGCCACCTTCTCCGACGAGACCGCGCTCGCGGCGGTCGGCCGCGCGGTCGACGAGGGCGCCGACATCATCGACATCGGGGGCGTGAAGGCGGGTCCCGGCGCCGACGTGGACGTCGACGAGGAACTCCGCCGCGTCGTCCCGTTCGTCGCGGAGATCCGCGCCCGGTTCCCCGGCGTGGTGATCAGCGTCGACACCTGGCGCCACGAGGTCGGCCGGAAGGCCTGCGAGGTCGGCGCCGACCTGATCAACGACACCTGGGCGGGCGCCGACCCGAAGCTCGCCGAGATCGCCGCCGAGTTCGGCGCGGGCTACGTCTGCTCGCACACCGGGCAC encodes:
- a CDS encoding alpha-L-fucosidase, whose product is MSGRRSILRRAAVAVTAMVTACALAGAAPAAAELQNPRQQWLRDGQAGLFLHWGMRTSPGYTSCTAWEKAVTDGGWSPTYWVNEAKKLHAQYIVLASFHSKMGYSKAWPSSIPGSCATKRDFLGELIAAAKPQGLKVINYMTDDPQWHAEGGHEWLDSAAYSKYKGKTVDLTTRDGFGQYSYDSFLEVMQRYPDLGGFWIDNDNAYWETHGLYEKIRADRPNYLLSNNNEDTPIMDTISNEQKTGMTPSYDYPQATYTAQPRLTEACFKLPTGGAWWYSGTDSTVDYKLTLGRFVTNSGSSIKSLMAETAMVNGKFPAKQEAFNNFANGYLKDIWESIGGTEGGGYSSGGLKPGFWNDGAHGVTTISRSTEDDQYIHVLTKPSTSTLKVRDNGYRVKKVTNLRTGEAIAFSQGGGSLTLTGLSGWDPYDTVFKVETAGRAGVYDPATVTEKANGKAAAAIGDGSYLSYWDNGKTLPVNVDFDLGSAKKIQYVGLNQREDSVSYAKSDTEQSARIKDYKVYVSGDGQNWGSAVKTGQLASHRGVAFIDLTSVTSRYVRVQVTSTWSASSDTKHYKKLGIDEAWIGSSYATAAS
- a CDS encoding alpha-L-fucosidase, with product MKLVRRLAVLAAAMTTLLGVVTTTQQASAELFNPRQDWLRDASGGLFLHWGMRTAPGFRDGASWEKAITDGGWKADYWVDEAQKLNAKYLVLASFHSRLGYGRAWPSKIPGSAHTERDFLRETIDAAKAKGLHVILYMTDDPQWHAEGGWEQLDSAAYSAYKGKNVDLTTRDGFGEYSYDNIVEVMQNYPDLSGFWIDNDNAYWERNKLYERIRAERPNFLLSNNNEDTPIMDTISNEQKVGMTPAYDYPQATYTPAPRLTEACFKLPDKGSWWYTGSDYDVSAQLNLGRYITNTGSSIKSLMAETAMINGRFPAKQEAYNNWFAQTIAPIKESIDGTEGGGYLYGGLQPGFWNDGAHGVTTVKKDRPSQQYVHVLTAPATGNTLKVRDNGYLVGRVSDLRTGKPLRFSQRDGTLTVDGITWDANDTVLKVQTLGGRLFDWPRQLVTATASTETATAPAANLVDGNFQNFWDNGGKLPVSLDFKLPAKLPVSSVAVNQREWSVSYARSATEQSARIKDYTVSVSDDGVSWTAIKTAQLPSARGVQFVDFPRTWTKFVRVEVASTWAAATAPKYFQQLKIDEVRLSF
- a CDS encoding N-acetyltransferase family protein, with amino-acid sequence MGPPSLTIRPAQPRDAATLLKLQLALDDESEFMLLDRGERADDPAEVRARLQAIADGVDYSFVLLAEYDGGLVGYIDVAVLPYARSRRTGYVVMGVASDVQGKGIGKALLAEATQYGAGLGLRRLELTVMTYNHSAIGLYLASGFQVEGLRAASIDHGGIAVDEYYMGLLLSPESWEN
- a CDS encoding protease pro-enzyme activation domain-containing protein, translated to MRRTLTMLLAVAVVGGFAAAAPSAAVAQGRSDIPESHPAWATPQAKVADAAPSAKLTFRVYLNLRDQAAAEAAARSVSEPGSASYRKYLSAAQVRDQFAASDATVGSVKTWLSGAGFAVGSVPSNRAYVEATGTADQVQQAFDIKLGKYAVKGQTLRAADKNLSVPAALAKDVLGVIGVDQATNLFKPNHTDGRDKPQDVPPGPGFRNAAPCSAYYGEKTDTTDPAYNGKQLPYAPCGYTPAQLRSAYGLDTAAKLGADGRGTTIAIIDAFASPTIYADASEYARRNDPAHPLKQSQFSQKVFPVNPDLEGPDGCDAAGWYGEETLDVEAAHGLAPGADILYVGGSDCQDLSLDIALNWVVAGQKADIISNSYGDTGEDIPADEVKAFNQISLQAVLQGIGVYFSSGDNGDEVARLGTPSPDFSASAPWITAVGGTSLAVGKDGKRIFETGWETGKSTLTNGAYTPAFPGAYTSGSGGGTSRLFEQPFYQKGVVPDALSTQNQTGGKKGRVVPDISAVGDPNTGFLVGQTQTFPEGAHYDQYRIGGTSLASPVFAGVMAVADSLTHFHHGFINPMIYKVTSRTSAISDTKHVDGAVARVDYVNGVDASDGLVRSARLLDYPNLTIHTTGGYDNVTGLGTPNGLLFLFLV